From a single Marinobacter sp. THAF197a genomic region:
- the fabD gene encoding ACP S-malonyltransferase, with the protein MKSAFIFPGQGSQSVGMLKDAAEAWPMISETFDEASNVLGYDLWHLCQHGPAEELNQTMVTQPALLTASVALWRQWCVSDGPRPDFVAGHSLGEYSALVAAESLDFIEAVKLVQLRGELMQDAVPAGEGRMAAILGLEDADVVAACEEAAHGDVVAAVNFNAPGQVVIAGSAAAVERAIEACKGRGARKAMPLPVSVPSHCALMKGAAEQLAEALEDVRFNDAVIPVVQNVNATVVKEADTLKSNLLKQLYSPVLWTDSIRTLSDEGVTVAVECGAGKVLAGLIKRIERGLPVHGIEDPDSLAGALAAFGQS; encoded by the coding sequence ATGAAATCAGCGTTTATTTTCCCCGGACAAGGCTCCCAATCGGTCGGCATGCTTAAGGATGCTGCCGAGGCGTGGCCAATGATTAGCGAAACCTTCGATGAGGCGTCTAACGTTCTTGGCTACGATCTCTGGCACCTGTGCCAGCACGGTCCTGCTGAAGAGCTGAATCAGACCATGGTTACCCAGCCGGCCCTGTTAACCGCCAGTGTTGCCCTGTGGCGCCAGTGGTGTGTCTCGGATGGGCCACGTCCTGATTTCGTCGCAGGTCATAGTCTGGGCGAGTACAGCGCGCTGGTGGCCGCGGAAAGTCTGGACTTCATTGAAGCAGTCAAACTGGTTCAGCTTCGTGGCGAACTTATGCAGGATGCTGTCCCTGCCGGTGAAGGTCGCATGGCTGCCATTCTGGGGCTCGAGGACGCAGACGTTGTTGCGGCCTGTGAAGAGGCGGCCCACGGCGATGTAGTGGCTGCGGTGAACTTTAACGCTCCGGGGCAGGTGGTTATTGCCGGCTCCGCCGCTGCCGTTGAGCGGGCTATTGAAGCCTGTAAGGGCCGCGGGGCGCGTAAAGCGATGCCGCTGCCGGTGAGTGTGCCGTCCCATTGTGCCCTGATGAAAGGTGCTGCCGAACAGTTGGCCGAAGCACTGGAAGATGTCCGGTTTAACGATGCTGTCATCCCGGTGGTCCAGAATGTGAATGCTACTGTTGTCAAAGAGGCAGACACGCTCAAGAGCAATCTGCTGAAGCAGCTATACTCTCCTGTGTTGTGGACGGACTCGATCCGCACGCTCAGTGATGAAGGCGTGACGGTAGCGGTTGAATGCGGTGCTGGTAAAGTGCTTGCCGGGTTGATTAAGCGGATTGAGCGCGGTTTGCCGGTGCACGGTATTGAAGATCCCGATTCTCTGGCCGGCGCCCTGGCGGCATTCGGCCAGTCCTGA
- the acpP gene encoding acyl carrier protein, translated as MSTVEERVKKIVCEQLGVKESEVQNTSSFVEDLGADSLDTVELVMALEEEFETEIPDEEAEKLGTVQDAIDYIVAHT; from the coding sequence ATGAGTACAGTTGAAGAGCGCGTTAAGAAGATTGTTTGTGAACAGCTGGGCGTGAAAGAGTCCGAGGTTCAGAACACATCTTCTTTTGTAGAGGATCTTGGCGCTGACTCACTGGACACTGTTGAGCTGGTTATGGCCCTGGAAGAGGAATTCGAGACTGAAATTCCTGATGAAGAGGCCGAAAAGCTGGGCACGGTTCAGGACGCGATCGACTACATCGTCGCGCACACCTGA
- the fabG gene encoding 3-oxoacyl-ACP reductase FabG, which produces MSLEGKVALVTGASRGIGKAIAHELARQGAEVIGTATSEAGAEAITSGLKEAGYQGYGIVMNVAEPESIEAGLKQLTEQSGAPAILVNNAGITRDNLLMRLKDDDWAAVLETNLSSVYRTSKAVLRGMAKARWGRIINISSVVAGMGNPGQGNYCAAKAGVEGFTRSLAKEMSNRGITANCVAPGFIDTDMTKKLDDKQREAMLEIIPAGRLGSPEEVASVVAFLASEGAAYVTGETIHVNGGMYMG; this is translated from the coding sequence ATGTCTTTGGAAGGCAAGGTTGCGCTGGTTACCGGCGCAAGCCGTGGTATTGGGAAAGCCATTGCCCACGAGCTGGCCCGCCAGGGTGCAGAAGTCATTGGTACCGCGACCAGCGAAGCCGGCGCAGAAGCCATCACCAGCGGACTGAAAGAAGCCGGCTACCAGGGTTATGGCATCGTGATGAACGTGGCCGAACCGGAAAGTATTGAAGCGGGCCTGAAGCAGCTGACTGAACAATCCGGTGCGCCTGCGATCCTGGTCAACAATGCCGGTATCACCCGTGATAACCTGCTGATGCGTCTGAAAGACGATGACTGGGCTGCCGTGCTGGAAACCAACCTTTCCAGTGTGTATCGCACCAGTAAGGCGGTGCTTCGCGGCATGGCCAAGGCCCGTTGGGGCCGGATTATCAACATCAGTTCGGTGGTCGCCGGTATGGGCAACCCCGGGCAGGGTAATTATTGTGCAGCCAAGGCCGGAGTGGAGGGTTTCACTCGTAGCCTGGCGAAAGAGATGTCTAACCGTGGCATTACCGCCAATTGCGTGGCACCCGGTTTTATTGACACGGATATGACCAAAAAACTGGACGATAAGCAGCGTGAGGCTATGCTGGAAATCATACCGGCTGGTCGCCTCGGGTCACCGGAGGAGGTTGCCTCGGTGGTGGCGTTCCTGGCATCGGAAGGCGCTGCTTACGTTACCGGAGAAACCATTCATGTGAATGGCGGCATGTACATGGGTTAA
- the plsX gene encoding phosphate acyltransferase PlsX, protein MSKPVTIAIDAMSGDRGAEVVVHASLEAVRENEALSLVLVGIRSELEALLIDGHERIRIVEAADVVRMNERPSHAIRHKKNSSMAIALGLVRDGEAQGCVSAGNTGALMAFGRSIIRMYPGIERPAIAKLIPSLRGRCHVLDLGANVDSTAENLYQYALMGSLMASAICAQPEPRVALLNVGEEEIKGNEQVRLASHMLAQCDTINYIGYVEGSDLFRDVADVVVCDGFVGNIALKTGEGVAGLLIELLEQAFTRSLYGRFVGWLAKPIIGRLLQLMDPSRHNGASLLGLQGVVIKSHGNANERAMLAAIRQAVREVELEVPRRINERLDDLML, encoded by the coding sequence GTGAGTAAACCGGTCACCATTGCTATCGACGCCATGAGCGGTGATCGTGGCGCCGAGGTGGTGGTTCATGCTTCGCTGGAAGCAGTGCGTGAAAATGAGGCCTTGAGTCTTGTTCTGGTGGGAATCCGGAGCGAGCTCGAGGCCTTGTTGATTGATGGGCACGAACGGATTCGCATCGTTGAGGCGGCGGACGTGGTGCGCATGAACGAGCGCCCTTCCCATGCCATTCGTCACAAGAAAAACTCCTCCATGGCCATTGCGCTCGGACTTGTCCGGGACGGCGAGGCCCAGGGGTGTGTCAGTGCTGGCAATACCGGCGCCCTGATGGCGTTCGGCCGGTCGATTATCCGCATGTATCCCGGTATTGAGCGGCCGGCCATTGCCAAGCTTATTCCTTCCCTCCGTGGCCGTTGCCACGTTCTGGATCTCGGTGCGAATGTCGATTCCACGGCGGAGAACCTGTATCAGTATGCGCTGATGGGGTCGCTCATGGCCTCGGCCATTTGTGCTCAGCCTGAGCCTCGTGTTGCTTTGCTTAATGTTGGCGAGGAAGAGATCAAGGGCAACGAGCAGGTTCGCCTTGCCTCTCATATGTTAGCCCAATGCGACACTATCAATTACATTGGTTATGTCGAGGGCAGTGACCTGTTTCGGGATGTGGCCGATGTAGTAGTCTGTGACGGTTTTGTCGGCAACATTGCATTGAAAACCGGCGAAGGTGTCGCCGGGTTGTTGATAGAGCTTCTTGAGCAGGCATTTACCCGCTCGCTTTATGGTCGCTTTGTGGGCTGGTTGGCAAAACCGATTATCGGCCGCCTCCTTCAGTTGATGGACCCGTCCCGTCATAACGGTGCGAGCCTGCTTGGGCTCCAGGGTGTGGTCATTAAAAGTCATGGCAATGCCAACGAGCGCGCCATGCTGGCCGCTATTCGCCAGGCCGTTCGGGAAGTAGAGCTCGAAGTGCCACGAAGGATCAACGAAAGACTCGATGATCTGATGTTATGA